In a genomic window of Mastomys coucha isolate ucsf_1 unplaced genomic scaffold, UCSF_Mcou_1 pScaffold17, whole genome shotgun sequence:
- the Spry1 gene encoding protein sprouty homolog 1 isoform X1: MDSPSQHGSHTSLVVIQPPAVEGRQRLDYDRDTQPATILSLDQIKAIRGSNEYTEGPSVARRPAPRTAPRPEKQERTHEIIPANVNSSYEHRPASHPGNARGSVLSRSTSTGSAASSGSSNSVSSEQGLLGRSPPTRPIPGHRSDRVIRTQPKQLLVEDLKASLKEDPTQHKFICEQCGKCKCGECTAPRALPSCLACDRQCLCSAESMVEYGTCMCLVKGIFYHCSNDDDGGSYSDNPCSCSQSHCCSRYLCMGALSLCLPCLLCYPPAKGCLKLCRGCYDWTHRPGCRCRNSNTVYCKLESCPSRAQGKPS, from the coding sequence ATGGATTCCCCAAGTCAGCATGGCAGCCACACTTCACTAGTGGTGATTCAGCCACCGGCTGTGGAAGGCCGGCAGAGGTTAGACTATGACAGGGACACTCAGCCTGCTACGATTCTGTCCCTAGACCAGATCAAGGCCATCCGAGGCAGCAATGAATACACAGAGGGACCTTCAGTAGCGAGAAGACCGGCTCCTCGCACCGCACCAAGACCCGAAAAGCAGGAAAGGACTCATGAAATCATACCAGCCAATGTGAATAGCAGCTACGAGCACCGACCTGCCAGCCACCCGGGCAATGCCAGGGGCTCGGTGCTGAGCAGGTCCACCAGCACCGGAAGCGCAGCCAGCTCAGGGAGCAGCAACAGTGTGTCCTCTGAGCAGGGCCTGTTAGGAAGATCTCCGCCCACCAGGCCCATCCCAGGTCATAGGTCAGATCGGGTCATCCGGACCCAGCCCAAGCAGCTGCTTGTGGAAGACTTGAAGGCCTCCCTGAAAGAGGACCCCACCCAGCACAAGTTCATCTGCGAACAGTGTGGCAAGTGCAAATGTGGAGAATGTACAGCCCCCCGGGCTCTGCCCTCCTGTCTGGCCTGTGATCGGCAATGCCTCTGCTCCGCGGAGAGCATGGTGGAATACGGAACCTGCATGTGCCTGGTCAAGGGCATTTTCTACCACTGCTccaatgatgatgatggaggtTCTTACTCGGATAACCCATGCTCCTGTTCACAGTCCCACTGCTGCTCCAGATACCTGTGCATGGGAGCCCTGTCCTTGTgcctgccctgcttgctctgctACCCTCCTGCCAAGGGCTGCCTGAAGCTGTGCAGAGGCTGTTACGACTGGACCCACCGCCCTGGCTGCAGGTGTAGAAACTCCAACACTGTCTATTGTAAGCTGGAGAGCTGCCCGTCAAGGGCTCAGGGCAAGCCGTCATGA
- the Spry1 gene encoding protein sprouty homolog 1 isoform X2, whose amino-acid sequence MKEIITRISDAWQISADCWNWRSLHMDSPSQHGSHTSLVVIQPPAVEGRQRLDYDRDTQPATILSLDQIKAIRGSNEYTEGPSVARRPAPRTAPRPEKQERTHEIIPANVNSSYEHRPASHPGNARGSVLSRSTSTGSAASSGSSNSVSSEQGLLGRSPPTRPIPGHRSDRVIRTQPKQLLVEDLKASLKEDPTQHKFICEQCGKCKCGECTAPRALPSCLACDRQCLCSAESMVEYGTCMCLVKGIFYHCSNDDDGGSYSDNPCSCSQSHCCSRYLCMGALSLCLPCLLCYPPAKGCLKLCRGCYDWTHRPGCRCRNSNTVYCKLESCPSRAQGKPS is encoded by the exons ATGAAGGAGATCATTACCAG GATTTCAGATGCATGGCAGATTTCCGCTGACTGCTGGAACTGGAGATCACTCCACATGGATTCCCCAAGTCAGCATGGCAGCCACACTTCACTAGTGGTGATTCAGCCACCGGCTGTGGAAGGCCGGCAGAGGTTAGACTATGACAGGGACACTCAGCCTGCTACGATTCTGTCCCTAGACCAGATCAAGGCCATCCGAGGCAGCAATGAATACACAGAGGGACCTTCAGTAGCGAGAAGACCGGCTCCTCGCACCGCACCAAGACCCGAAAAGCAGGAAAGGACTCATGAAATCATACCAGCCAATGTGAATAGCAGCTACGAGCACCGACCTGCCAGCCACCCGGGCAATGCCAGGGGCTCGGTGCTGAGCAGGTCCACCAGCACCGGAAGCGCAGCCAGCTCAGGGAGCAGCAACAGTGTGTCCTCTGAGCAGGGCCTGTTAGGAAGATCTCCGCCCACCAGGCCCATCCCAGGTCATAGGTCAGATCGGGTCATCCGGACCCAGCCCAAGCAGCTGCTTGTGGAAGACTTGAAGGCCTCCCTGAAAGAGGACCCCACCCAGCACAAGTTCATCTGCGAACAGTGTGGCAAGTGCAAATGTGGAGAATGTACAGCCCCCCGGGCTCTGCCCTCCTGTCTGGCCTGTGATCGGCAATGCCTCTGCTCCGCGGAGAGCATGGTGGAATACGGAACCTGCATGTGCCTGGTCAAGGGCATTTTCTACCACTGCTccaatgatgatgatggaggtTCTTACTCGGATAACCCATGCTCCTGTTCACAGTCCCACTGCTGCTCCAGATACCTGTGCATGGGAGCCCTGTCCTTGTgcctgccctgcttgctctgctACCCTCCTGCCAAGGGCTGCCTGAAGCTGTGCAGAGGCTGTTACGACTGGACCCACCGCCCTGGCTGCAGGTGTAGAAACTCCAACACTGTCTATTGTAAGCTGGAGAGCTGCCCGTCAAGGGCTCAGGGCAAGCCGTCATGA